A stretch of DNA from Synechococcus sp. MU1617:
GTTGATCATCAGGAAAAAGTTTCTGATGATGTCTGGTCTGGTGCACCAGCGATTGTGGTGTTCTTGCGCAGTCAGCTTCTGCGTTCCCGGTGCATCCAGCTAATCCAGTCTGCGGAAATCTCTTGAGGACAGACCGCCTCGCATTCGAGGTTGCTGCTGCAGCTGCCGAAGCCCTCTGCTTCCATCTGGCGTTGCATGGCGTCGGCGCGGCGGGCCCGCTCCGGTTGTCCCTGCGGCAGCTGCCCCAGGTGCGCCAGCTTGGCGGCCACGAACAGGCTTGCTGAGGCATTACGGCAGCTCGCGACGCAGGCGCCACAACCGATGCAGGTGGCTGTGCTGAAGGCGCTGGTGGCTTGCTCCCGGCCCACGGGCATTGCATTGCCGTCCGGGGCCTGGCCGGTGCCTGTTGAGCAGTAACCGCCGGCGGCGATCAGCCGGTCAAAGGCGGAGCGGTCCACCATCAGATCCTGGATCGGAGGAAAGGCCTTGGCTCGCCAAGGATCCAGGGTCAGCACCTCGCCATCGCTGAACTCCCGCAGGTAGAGCTGACACACCGATGTGGCGGCCCGAGGGCCATGGGCCTGGCCATTCACCAGGAAGCCGCAGCTGCCGCAGATACCTTCGCGGCAGTCGTGTTCGAAGCTCACCGGCCGTTCTCCGGAGCTGATCAGTTGTTCGTTGAGCTGATCGAGGGCCTCCAGCAGGGAGAGGTCGGGGGAGACGTTCTCCAGCCGATGGCTCTGGTAATCACCGGGTTGGTCGGCGCTGCTCTGGCGCCAGATGCGCAGGGTGAGTTTCATTTGTAGCTCCGGGTGCTGGGTTGCAGCGCGGTGAACTGCAGAGGTTCGCTGTGGCGGATCGGTTCACCGTCTGCCCTGTGTTCCCAGGCCGCGATATGGGCGAAGTTCACGTCATCACGTCGTGCTTCGCCCTCGTCACTTTGGTGTTCCTCGCGGAAGTGGGCACCGCACGACTCCTCCCGGGCTAGGGCATCCCGCAGCATCAGCTGAGCTAGCCCGAAGAAGTCCTTCACCCGCAAGGCTTTCTCCAGTTCGGCATTGGGGCCGCTGGCCTCGCCGGGCACCCGAACTTCGGCCTCGAATCGCTGTTCCAGCGCCTTCACCTGCTCCAGCCCCTCCCGCAGATCATCGGCATGGCGGCTAATGCCGCAGCGGTCGATCATCACGCTGCCTAGCTGGCGATGGAAGCTGTCCACCGGGGTGCTGCCATCGCTGTTCAGCAATTGGCTGATGCGGCGGCGGGTGCTTTCCAATGCCTCGCGGCAAGCAGGGTGATCGGTGGGTACATCCTGCGCCGGGGTGCCAGCCAGCCAGGCCGTAACCGTGGACGGCGCGATGAAGTAGCCATCGGCGAGCCCTTGCATCAGAGCGCTGGCGCCGAGGCGGTTGGCACCATGTTCGGAGTAGTTCGCTTCCCCCAGCACAAACAGGCCGGGGATCGAACTCATCAGGTGGTAGTCAACCCAGAGGCCGCCCATGGTGTAGTGGGGGGCGGGGTAGATCCGCATCGGCTTTTTGTATGGATCGTCTCCGCTGATGCGCTCATACATCGTCATTAGGTTTCCGTAGCGGGCTGCAATGGCACCTTTGCCTTCAGCTTTGATCGCATCGGTGAGGTCGAGGTACACCGACCGGCCCCCTGGGCCAACGCCCCGCCCCGCGTTGCAGAGTTCTCTGGCCCGCCTGGAGGCAACATCCCTTGGTGTCATGTTGCCGTAGGTGGGATACAGCCTTTCAAGGAAGTAGTCGCGTTCCGCTTCGGGAATCGCATCGGGTTGGCGTGTCTCGCCAGGGTTCTTGGGCAGCCAGACCCGCCCGTCGTTGCGCAGGCTTTCGCTCATTAGCGTCAGCTTGCTCTGGAAGACATCACCACTGGGAATGCAGGTGGGATGGATCTGGGTGAAGCAGGGATTGGCGAACAGTGCCCCTTTGCGGTGGGCCCTCCAGATCGCACTGGTGTTCGACTTCAGGGCATTGGTGGAGAGGAAGTAGACGTTGCTGTACCCACCGCTGCAGAGCAAAACAGACCGGGCGGTGTGCACCTCCAGTTCACCGCTCAGCAGATGGCGCGCCACCACACCGCGGGCGACCCCATCCACGGTGATCACTTCGAGCACGTCTCGGCGGGTGAGCAGGTGAACGCGGCCCAGCTCCACCTGGCGCATCAAGGCCTGGTAGGCGCCATAGAGCAATTGCTGGCCGGTTTGCCCGCGGGCGTAGAAGGTGCGGCTCACAAGGGCTCCGCCAAAACTGCGGGTGGCCAGGCTGCCGCCGTATTCGCGCGCGAACGGCACCCCCTGTGCCACGCATTGATCGATGATGCCGCTGCTGATTTCCGCCAGCCGCTGGCAGCCCACTTCCCGGGCGCGGAAGTCGCCCCCTTTGAGGGTGTCGGCGAAGAGGCGGCTGACGCTGTCGCCATCCACCGCCACAGAACGTGCGGCATTGATGCCCCCCTGGGCCGCTACCGAGTGAGCGCGGCGCGGGCTGTCGTGGAAGCTGAGCGCCGTCACCCGGTAGCCCTGTTGGGCCAGAGTCGCAGCTGCGGAAGCGCCCGCCAGGCCGGTGCCCACCACGAGCACATCCATCTGCCCTTTGCGGAGGGGGCTGATCAGCGGCAGTCCTTCGCGGGTCCTTCGCCAGGCATCGGCGATCGGACCAGCGGGAATCCTGGGATCAGGCAGTCCGTTCGTCATGCCAACCCTCCGAGGGCCAGTCCCAGACTGATCAGCAGGAAGCCTCCACCGATCCCTGACGCCAAGAGCCGACCCCCCGAACGGATGCTTGAGCCGTTAGCCGGGGTCAGTAGACCCAGGTTGCGGTGTGCTGCTTCAGTGCCATGCAGTAGGTGCAGGCCGATGGCCAGGCTTCCGGCGGCATAGATCACCAGGCTGATCGGGTGCTGCAGCACCTGCTGCAGCACCTCTCGTTCCAATCCATCGGCTGGGCGTGACCAGCGCAGTTGCTGCAGGTGCAGGGCCAGAAATCCCAATGTGACCACACCGGCAGCAACCTTGCTGCGGCTGGCAAGCGCCTGGAGCGGTTGACCGCGACGGCTGTTCAGCGCAGCTGTGTTTCCAGCACCCCGATTCCGTAGCGTTTTGGCGACGGTGAAGCTCAAATGCACGGCTGTGGTGGCGGCCAAGCTGACTTCCAGCCCGGGCAGCCATGGCTGGTGATGAAGGGCCGTGGCGTAATGCTCGAACTGCACCGGTGCGATCAGGGCCGGCAATAAACCGGCCAGATGAACCACAAGAAAAAGCACCAGCAGCAACCCGCTGAGGGCCGATCCAATGCGCATCACGGTTGGCACCTGCATCAATCCCAGAACACAGGGTTCCGGGTGGGACGATACCTGCCGTAGTCGAGTTCTCTCGGCATCAGGTCTTCACTAATTCCCACGCAGATCGTATTCAGGGGCATCGAAAAGCTGCTGCCGTCTTGATCGAAAGGCCCTTCCACATAGGCCCCGATCCGCTCAGCAATCAGGAACCCGAAAAACAGCAGAATTCCAGTCAGTCCTGAACCCTGGCTTTCAAACGACAGCAGCAGTTGGGTACCGAACACCCAGTTGATCACCCGAACAAAGAGGTCATAGGGCGGTGGAATCGGGGTGTTGCGGATCCGTTCGAGACCACCGACGGCATCGGTCATGGCATCACTGATCTCCAGTAAATGGTTCCGCCCTCGCTCGCTGATCCACTGATCCTCGGCCAGTTTCTGAATGCCCATCATTCTTTGAACTGAAAGACTTCGAACTGTGCTGTCGGCTGGCAGTGCGAGTTGATCCAGCAGTTGTTGTCGCATCAGCTGCAGATCCGGATGCCAGAAGTTGCGCAACTGAAAGTTCAATTGCCAAACGATGGCCACCTGAAGCTGAACCAACTGCTGTGTTCGTGAACTGCGCCATTGCTGCTCGTTGAGCAACCCGCGCAGGCCGTCAGCCCAAGTTCGGCTTTTGTTCACAACCGTTCCCCATAGTGTTCGCGCTTCCCACCACCGGCTGATGGCTTGGGTGTTGCGGAAACCGATGAAGATCGACATGGCGATGCCCAATACCGCCACTGCCTTCGTGCTGAGCAACCAGTCTTTGAGGTGAATATCGAGTGGGATCAGCACGGCACTCATCAGCACCAACATCCCCAGATCCCACTTCGCTCGCTTCACCAGTTGCAACGCCACCCGCCAGTAGTCGCGTTGGTTCGTTGCTGCTGGGTTCCCGTAGCTGCCGATGAGTGGCGTGAGTCTTTGCCGTTGCGTCATCTCCAATTCCACCGCAGCAGTGGTGTCTCCTGTTCAACGTTGTCATGGTGGGGAGGTTGTGAACGCTTGCTGGCGTGAGGGTGTCGTCCCGTCCCTGGAGATGGCGGCTTGTCTGGGTTGCTCTGACCTGCGCGCTCACCTTGTCGATTGCGCAGTTGGGCTGGGGCGCCAAGGCTGCTGTTGACCCGAGGCCCTCTCCAATCGACTGGGGGACGGCCCCGGTTGAGGTGATTGAACCGGAAAGCCCGCCGCTTCGGATCGGCGCCTACATCACCAACATCAGCGATATCGATCTGCTGGATGACCAGTTCTCCGTGGAGATGTTGCTGTGGACCACCTGGACTGGTGAGCCGCAAGACGACCCCAGTGATCAGCTGATGATCCTGAACGGTATTTATGACGGCGACATCCAGCGTTTTGAACGGGTCAGCCATGAGCAAACCGCGGCCGGCTCATGGAATCTCTACCGGGTGCGTTCGGCCGTGGTCAAACGCTGGCGGCTGCAGCGCTATCCCTTTGACGACCAGATGCTGCATGTCCAGATCGGTCTGGCTGATCCGTTGGCTGCAGTGAACCTTGACGTTGACGATCCCGATCCATTTGCGGTGTCTCCAGGTCTCGTGTTGCCGGGTTGGACGCTTGAGCAGCCCGGTGCTTATGCCTCAAGCGTCAGCTTGATGAGTGAGCTTGGTCGCCCTTTGGGCGATGGAGAGGTGATTCGTCGTCAACCGGCCGTGTCACTGGATGTGCTGATCCGGCGCCGCAGCCTCCTGTACGTGGCACCGGACTTTTTGGGCTACATGCTCGCCGTTGGGTTGTGCTGCATGAGTTTGATGATTACCCACAGCCGGGATGATTTGATCTTGGCGTCTGTGGTGTCAGCGGGCGGCAATTTTGTCTACGTCGCCGGGAAGTTGCCGGTCACCGCCATGGCGGGCTTCATCGGACATCTGCAGCTGATTATTT
This window harbors:
- a CDS encoding succinate dehydrogenase cytochrome b subunit — translated: MQVPTVMRIGSALSGLLLVLFLVVHLAGLLPALIAPVQFEHYATALHHQPWLPGLEVSLAATTAVHLSFTVAKTLRNRGAGNTAALNSRRGQPLQALASRSKVAAGVVTLGFLALHLQQLRWSRPADGLEREVLQQVLQHPISLVIYAAGSLAIGLHLLHGTEAAHRNLGLLTPANGSSIRSGGRLLASGIGGGFLLISLGLALGGLA
- a CDS encoding fumarate reductase/succinate dehydrogenase flavoprotein subunit, encoding MTNGLPDPRIPAGPIADAWRRTREGLPLISPLRKGQMDVLVVGTGLAGASAAATLAQQGYRVTALSFHDSPRRAHSVAAQGGINAARSVAVDGDSVSRLFADTLKGGDFRAREVGCQRLAEISSGIIDQCVAQGVPFAREYGGSLATRSFGGALVSRTFYARGQTGQQLLYGAYQALMRQVELGRVHLLTRRDVLEVITVDGVARGVVARHLLSGELEVHTARSVLLCSGGYSNVYFLSTNALKSNTSAIWRAHRKGALFANPCFTQIHPTCIPSGDVFQSKLTLMSESLRNDGRVWLPKNPGETRQPDAIPEAERDYFLERLYPTYGNMTPRDVASRRARELCNAGRGVGPGGRSVYLDLTDAIKAEGKGAIAARYGNLMTMYERISGDDPYKKPMRIYPAPHYTMGGLWVDYHLMSSIPGLFVLGEANYSEHGANRLGASALMQGLADGYFIAPSTVTAWLAGTPAQDVPTDHPACREALESTRRRISQLLNSDGSTPVDSFHRQLGSVMIDRCGISRHADDLREGLEQVKALEQRFEAEVRVPGEASGPNAELEKALRVKDFFGLAQLMLRDALAREESCGAHFREEHQSDEGEARRDDVNFAHIAAWEHRADGEPIRHSEPLQFTALQPSTRSYK
- a CDS encoding succinate dehydrogenase/fumarate reductase iron-sulfur subunit, with protein sequence MKLTLRIWRQSSADQPGDYQSHRLENVSPDLSLLEALDQLNEQLISSGERPVSFEHDCREGICGSCGFLVNGQAHGPRAATSVCQLYLREFSDGEVLTLDPWRAKAFPPIQDLMVDRSAFDRLIAAGGYCSTGTGQAPDGNAMPVGREQATSAFSTATCIGCGACVASCRNASASLFVAAKLAHLGQLPQGQPERARRADAMQRQMEAEGFGSCSSNLECEAVCPQEISADWISWMHRERRS
- a CDS encoding bestrophin family ion channel — protein: MTQRQRLTPLIGSYGNPAATNQRDYWRVALQLVKRAKWDLGMLVLMSAVLIPLDIHLKDWLLSTKAVAVLGIAMSIFIGFRNTQAISRWWEARTLWGTVVNKSRTWADGLRGLLNEQQWRSSRTQQLVQLQVAIVWQLNFQLRNFWHPDLQLMRQQLLDQLALPADSTVRSLSVQRMMGIQKLAEDQWISERGRNHLLEISDAMTDAVGGLERIRNTPIPPPYDLFVRVINWVFGTQLLLSFESQGSGLTGILLFFGFLIAERIGAYVEGPFDQDGSSFSMPLNTICVGISEDLMPRELDYGRYRPTRNPVFWD